A window from Bacteroidota bacterium encodes these proteins:
- a CDS encoding S9 family peptidase, whose protein sequence is MTKHTISFFCLCLFCLFTSTTNAQSKKYLSPDDYGKWQSLGATTISPNGEWVAYQVTVQEDNDTLFILNKQTQTSYKLEFASSPEFSKDNQWIAYRIGVPFKEAEKLREQTKPIEYKMGLLNLVTGKKESIQNIGSFGFSRNGKFIVSYLTPPKENKDKGAVLLLKNLSDGTTRTIGNVTEYSFNKKSDYLVYIVESANAAGNSVELFNLQNYSLKILASDTLKFSKLTWQKEGDGLAFIKSYKKDKYDEENAVVYSYTDIYKTPVLKTFDPETAKGFPAGMRISNKAVVSMSDDMTSVFFALDKWTYNAPPKKDSVKTDSTKATVAVKKETPPAKTANVDVWHWKDPEIQPRQKMTLGQDTSRGYLSVWNTDNNTFFQLAKEEAPLTQLTGNQKYAVVYTDNKYKPAFKEDFADAWVVNVKTGTEKLAFEKTMSGFNTFPRTSPDGKWLAYFKDNHWWTYNIQTGHNTNITANIKTDFWNTRDDHPASRPAVGSGGWLKDDKAILLYDEYNVWAVKPDGTGARKLTEGEKDETMYRVYRTDFEDPFLDDSKPVLFSAYGDKSKKYGFFKYEKNKLDKLLFEDAQIGRLSKAKDANTFIYTKEDFDKSPSLFVTDNFSGEKLIANTNPQQKDYYWGKSELISYTNKNGKKMQGALFYPANYEPGKQYPMITYIYETLSNTVHSYSSPSQRSAYNTANFTSSGYFVFRPDIVYDINDPGVSAVNCVVPAVEEVLKTGMIDKTKVGLMGHSWGAYQTSFIITQTDLFSAACAGAPLTNLISMSNSIYWNSGTPDSKIFETSQGRFDGPWYEKMEDHMRNSPMYQAANIKTPLLVAFGDKDGAVDWHQGIEMYSTMRRMQKPHIMLVYADENHGLAKKENQIDYQKRQREFFDHYLLGKSAEKWITDGVSQQEKLKQKAKETPAKPF, encoded by the coding sequence ATGACAAAGCACACTATTTCCTTTTTTTGCCTGTGCCTGTTCTGTTTGTTTACTTCAACTACAAACGCACAGTCAAAAAAATATCTTTCACCAGATGATTATGGCAAATGGCAAAGTTTGGGTGCTACTACTATTTCGCCCAATGGCGAATGGGTAGCTTACCAGGTAACTGTACAAGAAGATAATGACACGCTGTTTATCCTTAACAAACAAACACAAACCAGCTATAAATTAGAGTTTGCCTCTTCACCGGAATTTTCCAAAGACAACCAGTGGATCGCTTATCGCATTGGTGTTCCATTTAAAGAAGCAGAAAAACTGCGGGAGCAAACAAAACCCATTGAATACAAAATGGGGTTGCTGAATCTTGTTACCGGTAAAAAAGAATCAATTCAAAATATTGGCAGTTTTGGTTTTTCCCGCAATGGTAAATTTATTGTTTCCTATCTCACTCCTCCAAAAGAGAATAAAGATAAAGGCGCTGTATTGCTGTTAAAGAATTTATCAGATGGAACAACACGTACTATCGGTAACGTAACAGAATATAGTTTTAATAAAAAAAGTGATTATCTCGTTTATATTGTTGAATCGGCTAATGCAGCGGGCAATTCGGTCGAGCTTTTCAACCTGCAGAATTATTCATTGAAGATACTGGCCAGTGATACATTAAAATTTTCCAAGCTCACCTGGCAGAAAGAAGGTGACGGGCTTGCCTTTATTAAATCATATAAGAAAGATAAGTATGACGAAGAAAATGCTGTGGTATATTCTTACACCGATATTTATAAAACACCCGTATTAAAAACATTTGACCCCGAAACAGCAAAAGGATTTCCGGCAGGCATGCGTATTTCTAATAAAGCTGTGGTGAGCATGAGTGATGATATGACATCGGTTTTCTTTGCATTAGATAAATGGACTTATAATGCACCACCGAAAAAAGACAGTGTGAAAACAGATTCAACCAAAGCAACAGTTGCTGTTAAGAAAGAAACTCCACCTGCTAAAACAGCGAATGTAGATGTATGGCATTGGAAAGATCCGGAGATTCAACCGCGTCAGAAAATGACATTGGGACAGGATACCAGCCGTGGTTATTTAAGTGTATGGAATACGGATAACAATACATTTTTCCAGTTGGCCAAAGAAGAAGCCCCGCTTACCCAGCTTACAGGCAACCAGAAATATGCAGTAGTGTATACTGATAATAAATATAAACCTGCTTTCAAAGAAGATTTTGCTGATGCCTGGGTGGTAAATGTAAAAACAGGTACAGAAAAACTCGCCTTTGAAAAAACAATGTCTGGGTTTAATACTTTTCCCCGCACTTCACCGGATGGAAAGTGGCTGGCTTATTTTAAAGACAACCATTGGTGGACCTATAATATACAAACAGGTCATAACACCAACATCACTGCAAATATTAAAACTGATTTCTGGAATACAAGAGATGATCACCCCGCCAGCAGGCCGGCAGTTGGTAGCGGTGGCTGGCTAAAAGACGATAAAGCAATACTATTGTATGATGAATACAATGTTTGGGCAGTAAAACCTGATGGAACGGGTGCAAGAAAATTGACTGAAGGAGAAAAGGATGAAACAATGTATCGTGTTTATCGTACCGATTTTGAAGACCCTTTTCTTGATGATAGCAAACCTGTTCTGTTCAGCGCATATGGAGACAAGTCAAAAAAGTATGGCTTCTTTAAATATGAAAAGAACAAACTGGATAAACTTCTTTTTGAAGATGCACAGATCGGTCGGTTATCAAAAGCAAAAGATGCAAACACTTTTATTTATACAAAGGAAGATTTTGATAAATCACCTTCTTTATTTGTGACCGATAATTTCTCCGGTGAAAAATTGATAGCAAACACTAACCCTCAACAAAAAGATTATTACTGGGGTAAAAGTGAATTGATCTCTTACACAAATAAAAACGGAAAGAAGATGCAGGGTGCATTGTTCTATCCCGCCAATTATGAACCGGGAAAACAATACCCGATGATCACCTATATTTATGAAACACTTTCTAATACTGTTCACTCCTATTCATCCCCCTCACAACGCAGTGCTTACAATACTGCCAATTTTACAAGCAGCGGTTATTTTGTTTTCCGGCCGGATATTGTATATGATATAAATGATCCGGGTGTAAGTGCAGTCAATTGCGTTGTGCCCGCTGTGGAAGAAGTATTAAAGACTGGCATGATCGATAAAACCAAGGTTGGATTGATGGGTCATAGCTGGGGTGCTTATCAAACATCTTTTATTATTACTCAAACAGATCTTTTCAGTGCTGCATGCGCCGGTGCACCACTTACCAATTTGATCAGTATGTCCAATTCTATTTACTGGAATAGTGGTACACCTGACAGTAAGATTTTTGAAACCAGCCAGGGACGTTTTGATGGCCCTTGGTATGAAAAGATGGAAGATCATATGCGCAACTCGCCTATGTACCAGGCGGCTAATATAAAAACGCCGTTGCTTGTTGCGTTCGGTGATAAAGACGGTGCTGTTGACTGGCACCAGGGAATAGAAATGTATAGTACTATGCGTCGTATGCAGAAGCCACATATCATGCTGGTATATGCAGATGAAAATCATGGATTGGCAAAAAAGGAAAACCAAATTGATTACCAGAAACGTCAGCGGGAATTTTTTGATCATTACTTGCTTGGCAAGTCGGCTGAAAAATGGATCACTGATGGTGTTTCGCAACAAGAGAAGCTAAAGCAAAAAGCAAAAGAAACTCCTGCAAAACCATTCTGA
- a CDS encoding sodium:proton antiporter gives MITTIIISVFILGYIAIAFEHPLKLNKAASALITGVLCWTIYILQSDSTHTVNEELLHHLGEIASILFFLLGAMTIVELIDSHDGFDIITEQIKTTSKRKLLLIVTALTFFLSALLDNLTTAIVMTSLCSKILNEKEDRLWFAGMIVIAANAGGAWSPLGDVTTTMLWIGGQITALNIMKQLILPSIAVCIIPALIVAYRFKGKKFSAIPESTCTPKEKKDGKIILFFGVGFLIFVPIFKTLTHLPPFMGMLLALGFMWVITTIVHKSKEAEIAARFTVAKALKKVDTPSILFFLGILLAVSALQSFGLLKEMADILNSTFKNDYLIGSTLGLLSAIVDNVPLVAASQGMYDLSTYPTDHPFWEFLALTTGTGGSAIIIGSAAGVAVMGIEHIDFMWYLKKISWLALIGFVAGILVFLLQMQFTH, from the coding sequence ATGATCACAACTATTATAATTAGTGTTTTTATTTTAGGATACATTGCCATTGCTTTTGAACATCCGCTAAAACTCAATAAAGCTGCTTCTGCTTTAATTACAGGAGTACTTTGCTGGACAATTTATATCCTCCAAAGTGATTCAACTCATACGGTAAATGAGGAACTGCTGCATCACTTAGGAGAAATCGCATCCATTCTTTTCTTTTTGTTAGGGGCTATGACCATTGTAGAACTTATAGACTCACACGATGGCTTCGACATTATTACTGAACAAATAAAAACCACCAGTAAGCGAAAGCTATTGCTGATTGTAACAGCACTTACATTTTTTCTTTCTGCCTTGCTGGATAATTTAACTACAGCGATCGTGATGACATCTCTTTGTTCCAAAATATTAAATGAGAAAGAAGACAGACTTTGGTTTGCCGGTATGATCGTAATTGCAGCCAATGCAGGTGGTGCATGGTCGCCATTAGGTGATGTTACTACGACCATGCTTTGGATCGGAGGGCAGATCACTGCATTGAATATTATGAAGCAACTCATACTGCCGAGTATTGCCGTTTGTATTATCCCTGCATTAATTGTAGCATATCGTTTTAAAGGGAAAAAATTCAGTGCTATTCCTGAATCAACTTGTACACCAAAAGAAAAAAAAGATGGTAAGATCATTCTTTTTTTCGGCGTGGGTTTTTTAATTTTTGTGCCCATTTTTAAAACACTGACCCATTTACCGCCTTTTATGGGCATGCTGCTTGCGTTGGGATTTATGTGGGTAATTACAACAATCGTCCATAAAAGCAAAGAGGCAGAAATTGCAGCAAGATTTACAGTAGCTAAAGCATTAAAGAAAGTAGATACGCCAAGTATTTTATTTTTTTTGGGGATATTGTTAGCTGTATCAGCCCTTCAATCTTTTGGTTTATTAAAAGAAATGGCAGACATACTTAACTCCACTTTTAAAAATGATTATTTAATAGGTAGCACATTGGGGTTACTTTCTGCCATCGTGGATAATGTGCCTTTGGTTGCAGCATCACAAGGCATGTATGATCTATCAACCTATCCAACGGATCATCCTTTTTGGGAGTTTCTTGCATTAACAACAGGAACAGGAGGAAGTGCTATTATAATTGGTTCAGCGGCAGGGGTTGCAGTGATGGGAATTGAGCATATTGATTTTATGTGGTATCTGAAAAAAATCAGTTGGCTGGCATTGATCGGTTTTGTTGCAGGTATACTAGTGTTTCTTTTACAAATGCAGTTCACACATTAG
- a CDS encoding exo-alpha-sialidase: MKIFSLSFLLLFLYPFVFPITDSEQKLNNNKPGVANIVFKSTDGGQSWQDISKGLPENLQKDSIRGNSFFANDKGLFLRVENGLYHSTPNATAPFWTKEIFADEHSSIPPGKSGIFYWGANLKKTNGTSVWSPIFEIFQRPGIRTTFETAGGTLFIGTDRGFFKTDNNGKTWKHVHAGDLVGHLAESNGVLVAISNRRIIRSTDNGENWEFVTSEGGAVFDVKQVNGGFAALTPTSANIRGVSTSYDGGKTWQPGDAGRQDKVVIDSIFRTWNDRPLVQAFQTSITQVGENFICTHPDGIFRSSDKGKTWKLLLPAVEDKGFNLFVSGNAIYAISITRGGGC, encoded by the coding sequence ATGAAAATCTTTAGCCTTTCGTTTTTACTCCTTTTTCTTTACCCCTTTGTATTTCCGATCACGGATAGTGAGCAAAAACTAAATAATAATAAGCCGGGGGTTGCAAACATCGTTTTTAAATCTACTGATGGCGGACAAAGCTGGCAGGACATCAGCAAAGGGCTGCCGGAAAATTTGCAGAAAGATAGTATCCGGGGAAATAGCTTCTTTGCAAATGATAAAGGGCTGTTTTTAAGGGTTGAAAACGGACTCTATCACAGTACACCAAATGCTACAGCTCCTTTTTGGACCAAAGAGATTTTCGCTGACGAACATAGCAGCATTCCCCCTGGTAAGTCCGGGATATTTTACTGGGGTGCAAATCTGAAAAAAACAAACGGAACGAGTGTATGGTCGCCGATATTCGAAATTTTTCAGAGACCAGGAATACGCACCACTTTTGAGACTGCCGGAGGTACACTTTTCATCGGCACCGACAGAGGCTTTTTTAAAACTGATAACAATGGAAAAACCTGGAAACATGTCCATGCCGGAGACTTGGTAGGGCATTTGGCAGAGTCGAATGGCGTACTGGTGGCGATCAGTAATAGAAGGATAATAAGATCGACTGATAATGGCGAAAACTGGGAGTTTGTGACCAGTGAGGGTGGTGCGGTTTTCGATGTAAAACAGGTCAACGGTGGATTCGCTGCTTTGACTCCCACTTCAGCGAATATCAGGGGGGTAAGTACATCCTACGACGGCGGTAAAACCTGGCAGCCCGGTGATGCCGGCCGTCAGGACAAAGTTGTTATTGATTCAATATTTCGGACCTGGAATGATCGCCCTCTTGTGCAAGCCTTCCAGACTTCAATTACCCAGGTTGGTGAAAACTTCATTTGTACTCATCCTGACGGCATTTTCAGATCATCAGACAAGGGAAAAACATGGAAATTATTACTTCCTGCTGTAGAAGATAAGGGCTTCAATTTATTTGTTTCAGGCAACGCCATTTATGCCATTTCCATAACCAGAGGTGGAGGATGTTGA
- a CDS encoding helix-turn-helix domain-containing protein, with the protein MKPFVLFGYSIMIIAILISAVAFINKKNEIPGKHVEVVLRDLGHQLLLTAKDSSSRVMPVKKLNSTTYQISFQNDFGFISDTLINLVQRTFQKNALANDYIVNLRNCKQNETVFAFEINSQTGDLTPCRGRTLEVSCYVVEIELLKKTQFNFFLLLLFIIPLIFVGYYVKDKFRKKEEAASIVDNSDYIQLGNFKFHTDNNVLKSENKTIELSEKETKALKIFAENINQIVDREKLMKEIWEDEGIVVISRNVDVLVSKLRKKLSDDNSFKFINVHGRGYKFIIE; encoded by the coding sequence ATGAAGCCATTTGTTCTTTTCGGATATTCAATCATGATAATTGCTATTTTGATCTCTGCTGTTGCATTTATCAATAAAAAGAATGAGATCCCCGGGAAGCATGTAGAAGTTGTATTGCGTGATTTAGGACATCAACTTTTGCTTACAGCTAAAGATTCTTCATCCCGGGTGATGCCGGTTAAGAAATTAAATTCAACTACATACCAGATCTCCTTTCAAAATGACTTTGGTTTTATTTCAGACACACTCATCAATTTAGTTCAACGAACATTTCAAAAAAATGCCCTGGCAAATGATTATATAGTGAATTTGAGGAATTGTAAACAAAATGAAACTGTCTTTGCATTCGAAATAAATAGCCAGACAGGCGATCTAACACCTTGCAGAGGTCGTACGCTGGAGGTTAGTTGTTATGTTGTTGAAATTGAACTTTTGAAGAAAACTCAATTTAATTTCTTTTTGTTATTGCTGTTCATTATTCCTTTGATTTTTGTTGGTTATTATGTGAAAGATAAGTTTCGGAAAAAAGAAGAGGCAGCATCAATCGTCGATAATAGTGATTACATACAATTAGGAAACTTTAAGTTCCATACAGATAATAATGTTCTTAAAAGTGAGAATAAAACTATTGAGCTTTCGGAAAAAGAAACAAAAGCTCTAAAAATATTTGCAGAAAATATAAACCAGATCGTAGACAGGGAAAAACTGATGAAAGAAATTTGGGAAGATGAAGGTATAGTTGTGATCAGTAGAAATGTCGATGTATTGGTGTCTAAATTACGTAAGAAATTAAGCGATGATAACTCCTTTAAATTTATTAACGTACATGGTAGGGGTTACAAATTTATTATTGAGTAG
- a CDS encoding RNA polymerase sigma factor yields MEKKEKFIAAIKEKEKFIYKIASLYTNNSDDKKDLVQEIFYQLWKSFDTFNQKSSLSTWVYRVALNVAIYQLKISKKRIATVPIDEEVSEHPNNDNTENEEKWLLFKQQIDKLNLLDKGIVMLYLDNKNYDEIGEIIGLSTSNVGTKLSRIKEKLKQQILKKF; encoded by the coding sequence GTGGAAAAAAAAGAAAAATTTATAGCGGCTATAAAAGAGAAAGAAAAATTTATCTATAAAATCGCCTCTTTATATACCAACAATAGTGATGACAAGAAGGATTTAGTTCAAGAAATATTTTACCAGCTTTGGAAGTCTTTTGACACTTTTAATCAAAAATCAAGTTTAAGTACTTGGGTTTATAGAGTTGCCCTAAATGTTGCAATTTACCAACTAAAAATATCTAAGAAAAGAATAGCAACAGTTCCTATTGATGAGGAAGTTTCAGAACATCCCAATAATGACAATACAGAAAATGAAGAAAAATGGCTTTTATTCAAACAACAAATTGACAAGTTAAATTTATTGGACAAAGGAATTGTTATGCTTTACCTTGACAATAAAAACTATGATGAAATTGGAGAAATCATTGGTCTTTCAACAAGTAATGTAGGGACAAAACTTTCCAGAATTAAAGAAAAATTGAAACAGCAAATTTTAAAAAAATTCTAA
- a CDS encoding dipeptide epimerase yields MSENKLHIDRVDLYKLLIPLKEPFIISLGAEYDAQSVIVVIKTKEGITGFGECSPYAFINGEVVNTCMVVGQLLAKILKPEDPLDIKKCLRVMDAVIYGNSSIKSAFDMALLDIASQHAGLPLYKYLRKLRREMRSKEDKWKVPDDDKPKKEIYTDYTISLGEPDKMAADALRFANMGFPVIKVKVGGEPKKDIERVKAIRKAIGKEIPLRIDANQGWNLKGAIKVLNGVKGCDIQFCEEPIARWNYMKLRKLRKNSPIPIMSDETCGDEHDAARLVELGACDMFNIKLGKCGGLYNALKIINIAEANAMPLQIGGFTESRLGITAEAHLAHVANNILYYDFDTPLMFTEDPVSGGAVYGENGLVTVTETPGLGATIDSARLEKMEKVSVY; encoded by the coding sequence ATGAGTGAAAATAAATTACATATCGACCGGGTAGATCTTTACAAATTGCTGATCCCACTTAAAGAACCATTTATTATTTCCCTCGGCGCCGAATACGATGCACAAAGTGTAATTGTCGTTATCAAAACAAAAGAAGGTATTACTGGCTTTGGTGAATGCAGCCCTTATGCATTTATCAATGGCGAAGTAGTGAATACTTGTATGGTGGTCGGGCAACTGCTTGCAAAAATTCTGAAACCTGAAGATCCACTGGATATAAAAAAATGTTTGCGTGTAATGGATGCTGTTATCTATGGCAACAGCAGCATCAAAAGTGCATTTGATATGGCTTTGCTGGATATTGCATCACAGCATGCAGGATTACCTTTATACAAATACCTGCGGAAACTGCGTAGAGAAATGAGATCGAAAGAAGATAAATGGAAAGTACCGGATGATGATAAACCGAAAAAAGAAATATATACCGATTATACTATCAGCCTAGGCGAACCAGATAAAATGGCGGCAGATGCTTTACGTTTTGCTAATATGGGTTTCCCGGTGATAAAAGTAAAAGTAGGTGGCGAACCAAAAAAAGATATTGAACGAGTAAAAGCAATTCGCAAAGCCATTGGTAAAGAGATACCATTACGCATCGATGCAAACCAGGGATGGAATTTAAAAGGCGCCATTAAAGTATTGAATGGAGTGAAAGGTTGCGATATACAATTTTGTGAAGAACCGATAGCAAGATGGAATTATATGAAGCTTCGCAAACTAAGAAAGAATAGTCCGATACCTATCATGTCAGACGAAACATGTGGTGATGAACATGATGCAGCAAGATTGGTTGAACTGGGTGCCTGTGATATGTTTAATATTAAACTCGGTAAATGCGGTGGCTTATACAATGCTCTTAAAATTATAAATATTGCCGAAGCCAATGCAATGCCATTACAGATCGGCGGATTTACTGAATCAAGATTAGGAATAACAGCCGAAGCACATCTTGCACATGTAGCCAATAATATTTTATATTATGATTTTGATACCCCGCTTATGTTTACCGAAGACCCGGTAAGCGGTGGTGCAGTGTACGGAGAAAATGGTTTAGTAACTGTAACTGAAACTCCCGGACTTGGGGCAACGATTGATTCAGCAAGATTGGAAAAGATGGAGAAGGTGTCGGTGTATTAA
- a CDS encoding S46 family peptidase — translation MKRFFISFILLISISIKSVADEGMWLPLLLGQQVYNDMVKKGLKLTKDQLYNINKASLKDAIIIFGSGCTGEIVSNQGLIFTNHHCGYNAIAGASTVDHNYLADGFYAKNKDEEIPTTLTIQFLMRIDDVTAEVMDSLKGLTGADRWKKQADVLAAINKRMTDTLQSIETRVSPLFKGNQFLAFVYQRYKDVRLVGAPPESVGKFGGDTDNWEWPRHTGDFSVFRVYSTADGKPAKYNAQNVPLKPKWYLPVSLKPLKDGDFAMIWGYPGSTNRYETSYGIKLSTDINNPTLVKLRDARLKYMFEEMKKDPEIKLQLASDYASIANYWKFYDGETKQLLKYDVYGQKKTFETKFNTWAKGKPEYENLLADLGKAYDAWRPYAMHRVYMMEGISGSPLIAFAGTLQMLEAALVKTDAKQADVKRALDAAIQARASFIKTENITSDRNILATITMLFYKDISKDQHPIGFYSTLKNMYGPLDNEDTYKKYAADVFSKTMLLDDAKWKDFVNKPDALKLQDDPAFAHASAFYKNYMGKYLPYFTQFTTKNNEAGRLYLKGIMEMDPVKAKMMYPDATSTMRVSYGAVKSYRPRDAVFYDYVTTSKGLLEKYKDGDYEFDLPEKQIELLKKKDFGQYADPVRKDLVIGFITTNDITGGNSGSPVLNGSGALMGLAFDGNYEALSHKLAFDKDLNRTICVDIRYVLWCIDKLGGASHIISELKLVK, via the coding sequence ATGAAAAGGTTTTTTATCTCTTTCATCCTACTGATTAGCATCAGTATAAAGTCGGTGGCTGATGAGGGTATGTGGTTGCCGCTATTACTCGGGCAACAGGTATATAATGATATGGTAAAAAAAGGATTGAAGCTTACTAAAGATCAACTCTATAATATCAACAAAGCATCGTTGAAAGATGCCATTATTATTTTCGGCAGCGGCTGTACCGGCGAAATTGTAAGCAACCAGGGATTAATTTTTACCAACCATCATTGCGGCTACAATGCAATTGCTGGCGCCAGCACAGTAGATCATAACTATCTCGCTGATGGTTTCTATGCGAAAAATAAAGACGAGGAAATACCAACAACATTAACTATCCAGTTCCTGATGCGGATAGATGATGTAACTGCAGAAGTGATGGATAGCTTGAAAGGGCTAACCGGTGCTGATCGCTGGAAAAAACAAGCCGATGTACTGGCAGCCATCAATAAAAGAATGACTGACACGCTGCAGTCTATTGAAACAAGAGTAAGCCCTTTGTTCAAAGGCAACCAGTTTCTCGCATTCGTTTACCAGCGTTATAAAGATGTAAGATTGGTCGGGGCACCGCCTGAGAGTGTTGGTAAGTTCGGTGGCGATACTGACAACTGGGAATGGCCGCGGCATACAGGTGATTTTTCTGTTTTCCGCGTATACTCAACAGCTGATGGCAAACCTGCAAAATACAATGCACAAAATGTTCCGCTGAAACCAAAATGGTATTTGCCTGTTTCATTAAAGCCCTTAAAAGATGGCGACTTTGCAATGATCTGGGGCTATCCCGGTAGCACCAATCGCTATGAAACTTCTTACGGAATAAAACTCTCAACCGACATTAATAATCCGACACTCGTGAAGCTGCGTGATGCAAGACTGAAGTATATGTTTGAGGAAATGAAGAAAGACCCGGAGATCAAACTTCAACTTGCCTCAGATTATGCAAGCATTGCCAATTACTGGAAATTTTATGATGGTGAAACAAAACAATTGCTGAAGTATGATGTGTATGGGCAAAAGAAAACATTTGAAACTAAATTCAACACATGGGCAAAAGGAAAACCGGAATATGAAAACCTATTGGCTGACCTGGGAAAAGCATATGATGCATGGCGGCCTTATGCTATGCACCGGGTGTATATGATGGAAGGGATCAGCGGTTCCCCTCTTATTGCATTCGCAGGAACATTGCAAATGCTGGAAGCAGCATTGGTAAAAACAGATGCAAAACAAGCTGATGTAAAAAGAGCATTAGATGCCGCCATACAGGCAAGAGCAAGTTTTATAAAAACAGAGAACATAACGTCTGACCGGAACATTCTTGCTACTATTACTATGCTATTCTACAAAGACATTTCAAAAGATCAACACCCGATCGGTTTTTATTCCACATTGAAAAATATGTATGGCCCGCTGGATAATGAAGACACTTATAAAAAATATGCTGCTGATGTTTTCAGTAAAACAATGCTGCTGGATGATGCTAAATGGAAAGATTTTGTAAACAAACCCGATGCATTGAAACTTCAGGATGATCCTGCTTTTGCACATGCAAGCGCATTTTATAAAAATTACATGGGAAAATATCTTCCTTATTTCACCCAGTTTACGACAAAGAATAATGAAGCCGGAAGATTATACCTGAAAGGGATCATGGAAATGGATCCGGTTAAAGCAAAGATGATGTACCCGGATGCTACTTCTACTATGCGGGTAAGTTATGGTGCTGTAAAAAGCTACCGGCCGAGAGACGCAGTATTTTATGATTATGTAACAACCAGTAAAGGCCTGCTTGAAAAATATAAGGATGGCGATTATGAATTTGATCTGCCAGAAAAGCAAATTGAGCTACTGAAGAAAAAAGATTTTGGTCAATATGCTGATCCGGTTCGCAAAGACCTGGTGATCGGTTTTATTACCACTAATGATATTACAGGGGGCAATTCAGGTTCACCAGTATTAAATGGTAGCGGTGCATTAATGGGGCTTGCTTTCGATGGCAATTATGAAGCGCTTAGCCATAAGCTGGCCTTTGACAAAGACCTTAACCGCACTATTTGTGTCGATATCCGCTATGTACTTTGGTGTATTGATAAACTGGGCGGGGCTTCGCATATCATCAGCGAGCTGAAACTGGTGAAATAA
- a CDS encoding heavy metal-binding domain-containing protein, which produces MIVSTTSTLQGKNVEEYIGIVTAEVIIGANFLKDIMGGLRDFFGGRSGTYEKVLQEARQNAITELMQRAQGMGANAVIGVDLDFETVGSGGSMLMVVASGTSVRISN; this is translated from the coding sequence ATGATTGTTTCAACAACATCGACATTACAGGGAAAAAATGTAGAGGAGTATATCGGCATTGTAACAGCCGAAGTAATCATCGGCGCAAACTTTTTAAAAGATATCATGGGCGGCCTGCGTGATTTCTTCGGTGGACGTAGTGGTACTTATGAGAAAGTGCTTCAGGAAGCGAGGCAAAATGCAATTACCGAACTGATGCAGAGAGCTCAGGGCATGGGTGCCAATGCAGTAATTGGTGTTGATCTTGATTTTGAAACCGTAGGTAGCGGTGGCAGTATGCTGATGGTGGTAGCATCAGGAACTTCTGTACGTATCAGCAATTAA
- a CDS encoding GNAT family N-acetyltransferase produces MITDIFSQHITLENERALLRPIEENDFNDLLPFSLNEPEIWKYGLLTAAGEDNLRNYLKLAVNNRNEKKEYTFIVFDKKAKVYAGSTRFYDIQQSFLSAQLGYTWYGKDFQRTGLNRHCKLLLLSFVFEEWELERLEFRAHAQNYKSIEAMKAIGCTMEGTLRSHMPTVSGERRDSVVLSILKNEWLNGVKEKLIAKTL; encoded by the coding sequence ATGATCACTGATATTTTCTCTCAACATATCACTCTTGAAAACGAAAGAGCTTTACTAAGGCCTATTGAAGAAAATGATTTCAACGATCTTCTTCCCTTTTCATTGAACGAACCGGAAATTTGGAAATACGGCTTACTTACTGCAGCCGGAGAAGATAACCTTCGCAATTATTTAAAGCTGGCTGTAAATAACCGCAACGAGAAAAAGGAATATACATTTATCGTTTTTGATAAAAAAGCAAAGGTCTATGCAGGCAGTACCCGTTTTTATGATATCCAGCAATCTTTTTTATCAGCACAACTTGGTTATACCTGGTATGGAAAAGATTTTCAGCGTACGGGATTGAACCGGCATTGCAAATTGTTGCTGCTGAGTTTTGTTTTTGAAGAATGGGAATTAGAGCGACTTGAGTTCCGTGCACATGCACAAAACTATAAAAGCATTGAAGCGATGAAAGCGATTGGTTGTACAATGGAAGGCACACTGCGTAGTCATATGCCCACCGTGTCCGGTGAAAGAAGAGATAGTGTTGTGCTAAGCATTTTGAAAAATGAATGGCTGAACGGAGTCAAAGAAAAGCTCATCGCAAAAACCTTATAG